A section of the bacterium SCSIO 12696 genome encodes:
- a CDS encoding lysophospholipid acyltransferase family protein, with amino-acid sequence MKTKIALALFRFVGYWPLGVARGLGTLVGRIMWRKQTREARITQTNIELCFPALSADQQAELARASVIELGKTFFELPLVLQRNPQWVYRKIKKVHNQALLDEALASERGTLIVSPHLGNWEVIGFEVGRQCHMTTMYEPSRYPEMDAIVKESRSKLGADLVPTDKRGVMALVKTLRTGGTVGILPDQEPDLESGDFAPFFDTPALTMTLLNKLVQRTGARAIITFSLRVPGGFEMFYQEPEAEFYGDDEKQALAALNRSVEAAVSNAPAQYQWEYKRFKRRPDGLPPVY; translated from the coding sequence ATGAAAACCAAAATAGCTCTCGCTCTGTTCCGCTTTGTGGGTTATTGGCCTCTGGGTGTGGCCCGTGGCCTGGGCACCTTGGTGGGCCGCATCATGTGGCGTAAGCAAACCCGCGAAGCGCGCATTACCCAAACCAATATCGAGCTGTGCTTCCCGGCCCTGAGTGCGGATCAACAAGCCGAGCTGGCCAGAGCCAGTGTGATCGAATTGGGCAAAACCTTTTTTGAATTGCCCCTGGTGCTGCAACGCAACCCCCAGTGGGTGTACCGCAAAATCAAAAAGGTTCATAACCAGGCGTTGCTGGACGAAGCGCTGGCCAGCGAGCGGGGCACACTGATCGTCAGCCCTCACCTGGGCAACTGGGAAGTGATCGGCTTTGAAGTGGGCCGCCAGTGCCACATGACTACTATGTACGAACCGTCCCGCTACCCGGAAATGGACGCCATCGTTAAAGAATCCCGCAGCAAATTGGGCGCCGATCTGGTACCCACCGACAAACGCGGGGTAATGGCGTTGGTCAAAACCCTGCGCACCGGTGGAACCGTGGGAATTTTGCCCGACCAGGAGCCCGACCTGGAAAGCGGCGACTTCGCGCCTTTCTTTGATACCCCGGCTCTCACCATGACCCTGCTAAATAAACTGGTGCAGCGCACCGGTGCTCGTGCCATTATTACCTTCAGCTTACGAGTGCCCGGCGGTTTCGAAATGTTTTACCAAGAGCCGGAGGCCGAGTTTTACGGCGATGATGAAAAACAGGCGCTGGCCGCGCTCAATCGCAGTGTTGAAGCGGCGGTATCAAACGCGCCAGCCCAGTATCAGTGGGAATACAAACGTTTCAAGCGGCGCCCGGATGGGCTGCCACCTGTTTACTAA
- a CDS encoding DUF2959 domain-containing protein: MLTRALLLSAGLLLLAGCESAYYSAWEKVGVHKRDILVDRIEDTQEAQEDTQEQFQDALEKYRSVVNFDGGNLEKLYNQLKGEYEDSEAAAAKITARIDSVEDVAEDLFDEWEEELESYTSDRLRRDSASKLRDTRAQYQRLVKTMRRAEKSVAPVLNTLRDQTLYLKHNLNARAIDSLKGELKTIDADVGRLIYQMQQSIEQANQFINKIKQG, encoded by the coding sequence ATGCTGACAAGAGCACTACTGTTATCTGCTGGCCTGTTACTACTGGCCGGCTGCGAAAGCGCTTACTACAGCGCCTGGGAAAAAGTCGGCGTCCACAAGCGGGATATTTTGGTGGACCGCATCGAAGATACCCAGGAAGCCCAGGAAGACACCCAGGAACAATTTCAGGATGCCCTGGAAAAATACCGCTCGGTGGTTAACTTCGATGGCGGCAACCTGGAAAAGCTCTATAACCAGCTCAAGGGTGAATACGAAGACAGCGAGGCCGCTGCCGCCAAAATAACCGCGCGCATCGACAGTGTGGAAGACGTGGCCGAAGACCTGTTCGACGAATGGGAAGAAGAGCTGGAAAGCTACACCAGCGATCGCCTGCGCCGTGACAGCGCCAGCAAATTGCGCGATACCCGCGCCCAATACCAGCGCCTGGTAAAAACCATGCGCCGTGCTGAAAAAAGCGTTGCCCCGGTACTCAATACCCTGCGCGACCAAACCCTGTACCTGAAGCACAACCTCAACGCCCGTGCCATCGATTCCCTGAAGGGCGAGCTAAAAACCATCGATGCCGATGTGGGCCGACTGATCTACCAAATGCAGCAGTCCATCGAGCAGGCCAACCAGTTTATTAACAAGATCAAACAGGGCTAA
- a CDS encoding MBL fold metallo-hydrolase, translating into MKKTVLAVAALVASSVTFAHNHDRFANVKIESTQVTDGIYMLKGAGGNLGLSIGEDGTFLIDDQFAPLADRIAAAIKKLGGDTPKFLLNTHWHGDHTGGNEHFGNAGSIIVAHDNVRKRLTTEQFVKAFNMKSPPQPKAALPVVTFSHTMTLHWNGDELNAVHVGNAHTDGDSFVVFKNANVIHTGDLYFAGMYPFIDPDSGGSIAGVVKAVDKMLAHSDDNTKIIPGHGPLSNKAELQKYRDMLATVHKRIKALKDQGKTEEETVAAKPTADLDAVWNGGFLKADNWVGIIYRGI; encoded by the coding sequence ATGAAAAAAACCGTACTCGCAGTGGCGGCACTGGTTGCATCCAGCGTTACCTTTGCTCACAACCACGACCGCTTTGCCAACGTAAAAATAGAAAGCACTCAAGTGACCGACGGCATCTACATGCTGAAAGGGGCGGGCGGTAACCTGGGCCTGTCGATAGGGGAAGATGGTACCTTCCTGATCGACGACCAATTCGCACCCCTGGCAGATCGTATTGCTGCAGCCATCAAAAAGCTCGGTGGTGACACGCCCAAATTCCTACTCAACACCCACTGGCACGGCGACCATACCGGTGGCAACGAACACTTTGGTAACGCGGGCAGCATTATTGTGGCCCACGACAACGTGCGCAAACGCCTCACCACCGAACAGTTTGTCAAAGCCTTTAATATGAAGTCGCCACCACAGCCCAAAGCGGCGCTGCCAGTGGTGACCTTCTCACACACCATGACCTTGCACTGGAACGGTGACGAACTGAACGCCGTGCACGTAGGCAACGCCCACACCGACGGCGACAGCTTTGTGGTGTTTAAAAACGCCAACGTGATTCACACTGGCGACCTGTACTTTGCCGGTATGTACCCGTTTATTGACCCGGACAGCGGCGGTTCCATCGCCGGTGTGGTTAAAGCCGTGGACAAAATGTTGGCTCACAGCGACGACAACACCAAAATTATTCCCGGCCACGGCCCGCTCTCCAACAAAGCGGAACTGCAAAAATACCGGGATATGCTGGCCACTGTTCACAAGCGCATCAAAGCCCTGAAAGACCAGGGCAAAACCGAAGAAGAGACAGTTGCGGCAAAACCCACTGCGGATCTGGACGCTGTGTGGAATGGCGGTTTTTTAAAAGCGGATAACTGGGTAGGAATTATTTACCGGGGTATTTAA
- a CDS encoding YfbM family protein, giving the protein MGMCLALHSVSDKNIEKILNQPELIWQLIAPDDPEIYQDAIQQIQQPGFLARLFGKKPPAPVEPQQLNLAEGEGVEDDLDKSWHGIHFCLNKTDYDAQPPMDFITVGGLSAGDIDVGYGPARLFHHDTVKTIHQHLSEISTEGLQANYDPQKMDELDIYPNIWKRDSDEGFEYIADYFDNLKTFVEKCVKNKLGMAVYLC; this is encoded by the coding sequence ATGGGAATGTGCTTGGCGCTTCACAGCGTATCCGATAAAAACATTGAAAAAATCCTGAACCAGCCAGAGCTTATATGGCAGCTCATTGCACCAGACGACCCAGAAATTTACCAAGACGCTATTCAGCAAATACAACAACCGGGCTTTCTGGCCCGGCTATTTGGTAAAAAGCCACCCGCCCCCGTTGAACCCCAGCAACTGAACCTGGCAGAAGGCGAGGGCGTTGAAGATGACCTGGATAAATCCTGGCATGGCATCCACTTTTGCCTGAATAAAACCGACTATGACGCACAGCCGCCTATGGACTTTATTACCGTGGGCGGCCTAAGCGCTGGTGATATTGATGTGGGCTACGGCCCCGCAAGGCTTTTTCACCACGACACAGTAAAAACCATTCACCAGCACCTATCGGAAATATCCACGGAAGGCCTACAGGCCAACTACGACCCACAGAAAATGGACGAACTGGATATCTACCCCAATATTTGGAAGCGTGATAGCGATGAAGGTTTTGAATACATCGCAGACTACTTTGATAACCTTAAAACCTTTGTTGAAAAGTGCGTAAAAAATAAGCTGGGAATGGCGGTGTATTTGTGTTGA
- a CDS encoding DUF2269 domain-containing protein produces the protein MNIYLAIKTLHILSSTVLFGTGIGIAFFMFRSMRANNLHEKLYAAKNTVLADCLFTLPAVIIQPLSGIALIYLVGYNWNDFWLTTTYIIYILVGLCWLPVVWIQIQLKKMLALAIETEEQLPQRYYRLFKLWCALGWPAFIGLMAVFYLMVAKPV, from the coding sequence ATGAACATCTACCTCGCCATAAAAACTCTCCATATCCTGAGTTCCACCGTGCTGTTTGGTACCGGCATAGGCATAGCCTTCTTTATGTTTCGCTCGATGCGAGCAAACAACCTTCACGAAAAACTTTACGCTGCTAAAAATACCGTATTGGCTGACTGCCTGTTCACCCTGCCCGCAGTGATTATTCAGCCGTTATCTGGAATCGCACTGATTTATCTGGTGGGCTATAACTGGAACGATTTTTGGTTAACCACCACCTACATTATTTATATTCTGGTCGGCTTGTGTTGGCTGCCGGTAGTGTGGATTCAAATACAACTGAAAAAAATGCTCGCTTTGGCCATAGAAACAGAGGAACAACTTCCCCAGCGTTATTATCGGCTATTTAAACTGTGGTGTGCGTTGGGTTGGCCAGCCTTTATAGGTTTGATGGCAGTGTTTTACCTGATGGTGGCCAAACCGGTATGA
- a CDS encoding DUF4166 domain-containing protein: MNEFSAEGVWFIYDGECPICNQAAQALRIKEKYGALHLLNAREEKGHPLLQTITQKEFDLDEGMVIYTDGRFYHGKDALKFMARHGETKNPFMAFCKSLFWSDGLAKFLYPPMRAVRNWLINRKGAGRIDNLQLKEQPIFQSIFGDSWQALPPVMHKHYRNRPYTNDKYLVRGRLDVMCKPPLTWLAPLMRLMGQIPTRNAQNVQTTVEFQSEIKSKAFHFYRKFYFTADKPYIFHSKMLPLNDGEVVELMAFGLGWKSKYSWDGEKVILAHRGYVLRLFGWLMPLPLHWFMGKGYAEERAIDDNHFEMETHIRHPWWGKVYEYKGKFEVVD; encoded by the coding sequence ATGAACGAGTTTTCCGCAGAAGGCGTTTGGTTTATCTACGATGGCGAGTGCCCAATTTGCAATCAGGCTGCCCAGGCCCTGCGTATCAAAGAAAAGTACGGCGCACTACATTTATTAAATGCTCGCGAAGAAAAAGGACATCCTCTTCTACAAACAATTACACAAAAAGAATTTGACCTGGACGAAGGCATGGTGATCTACACTGATGGCCGCTTTTACCACGGCAAAGATGCCCTCAAATTTATGGCCCGCCATGGCGAAACCAAAAATCCGTTTATGGCGTTTTGCAAAAGCCTGTTCTGGTCAGACGGGTTGGCCAAATTTTTATACCCGCCCATGCGTGCAGTACGCAACTGGTTAATCAATCGTAAGGGCGCAGGGCGTATCGATAATTTGCAGTTAAAAGAACAGCCGATTTTTCAATCTATCTTTGGTGACAGCTGGCAAGCACTGCCACCAGTAATGCACAAGCACTACCGCAACCGGCCCTACACAAACGACAAATATTTGGTGCGCGGACGTCTGGATGTAATGTGCAAACCCCCCCTTACTTGGCTAGCACCGCTGATGCGTTTAATGGGGCAAATCCCCACCCGCAACGCGCAAAACGTACAGACAACAGTAGAGTTTCAAAGTGAGATAAAGAGTAAGGCATTTCACTTTTACCGCAAATTCTATTTCACGGCTGACAAGCCCTATATCTTCCATTCAAAAATGCTGCCGCTAAACGATGGCGAAGTCGTGGAACTAATGGCGTTTGGATTGGGCTGGAAATCCAAATACAGCTGGGACGGCGAAAAGGTGATTCTGGCGCACAGGGGTTATGTACTGCGTTTGTTCGGCTGGCTTATGCCACTACCTTTGCATTGGTTTATGGGCAAAGGCTACGCCGAAGAGCGCGCCATAGACGACAATCACTTTGAAATGGAAACCCATATTCGCCACCCATGGTGGGGCAAAGTGTATGAGTACAAAGGAAAGTTCGAGGTGGTCGATTGA
- a CDS encoding saccharopine dehydrogenase NADP-binding domain-containing protein has protein sequence MKRVLIIGGYGNFGRFIAKRLATDANRQLIIAGRSLEKAQALIADMEAANQPEAIALDIHQNLEQSLQAIKPNIVIHTSGPFQGQGHDVAKACIQCGAHYIDLADGREFVAGIDALDAQAKAAGITVISGASSVPCLTSALMDYYQDDFSEMESLDYGITTAQKTTRGLATTAAILSYTGKPFTTRIEGKERSVYGWQGLKRKHFKQLGWRLLGNCNVPDLALFPKRYPSLKTIRFYAGLELPFIHITLWLLSFLVRIGLIRKLEKSAGLLLKTSFLFDRLGSANSGFYMQLSGKGKEGKPKTIEFELTAKSGDGPYIPCMPAILLCGKLARGELNQAGAYPCIGFISKEEYLMALESMDISWEESTS, from the coding sequence ATAAAGCGTGTATTGATTATTGGTGGTTACGGCAACTTTGGCCGTTTTATCGCCAAACGACTGGCTACCGATGCCAACCGGCAATTGATCATTGCCGGTCGCTCACTGGAAAAAGCCCAAGCACTGATTGCCGACATGGAGGCGGCCAATCAGCCAGAAGCAATAGCCCTGGATATTCACCAAAACCTTGAACAGTCATTACAGGCTATAAAGCCAAATATCGTGATTCACACCTCCGGCCCCTTTCAGGGGCAGGGCCACGATGTGGCGAAAGCCTGTATCCAATGCGGCGCACACTATATTGACTTGGCAGATGGTCGGGAATTTGTGGCAGGCATTGACGCACTCGACGCTCAGGCAAAAGCCGCCGGAATAACTGTAATCAGCGGTGCCAGCTCTGTTCCCTGCTTAACCTCGGCACTGATGGATTACTACCAAGATGACTTCAGTGAAATGGAATCGCTGGATTACGGCATCACCACCGCCCAGAAAACCACCCGCGGCTTGGCCACCACAGCAGCCATACTTAGCTATACGGGCAAACCGTTTACTACACGGATAGAAGGCAAAGAGCGCTCTGTCTATGGCTGGCAAGGGCTAAAGCGAAAGCACTTTAAACAACTTGGCTGGCGCCTGCTGGGCAACTGTAATGTGCCTGATCTGGCGCTGTTTCCCAAACGTTACCCAAGCCTAAAAACTATTCGCTTCTATGCCGGGCTGGAATTGCCATTTATTCATATAACTCTATGGTTGCTATCCTTTTTGGTACGAATCGGGTTAATTCGCAAATTGGAAAAGTCCGCAGGCTTACTACTAAAAACCTCCTTCCTGTTCGACCGCCTGGGCAGTGCCAATAGTGGCTTTTATATGCAGCTTTCAGGTAAGGGGAAAGAGGGCAAGCCCAAAACCATAGAATTTGAGCTTACCGCTAAAAGTGGCGATGGGCCCTATATTCCCTGTATGCCAGCTATATTGCTTTGCGGCAAATTAGCACGAGGGGAGCTGAATCAGGCAGGGGCTTATCCCTGTATTGGGTTTATCAGTAAGGAAGAGTATTTAATGGCTTTGGAAAGTATGGATATTTCTTGGGAAGAAAGCACCTCCTAA
- a CDS encoding SMEK domain-containing protein, whose translation MKAKLELENDLRDIVSRIMSQVSIASKQTRTDINLASEDAWIPILREVFQASKLENLNRHQKNYPGIDLGDTENRISFQVTATTNLDKVKDSVTTFIDKQYYNTFDDLYVFTLVKRQKTYSQEAIDKIVGEMPFHFSTSEHIVDPEVIVEKITSMRFATQQRLLRELKGVAGDIDARINSLDTDDNVPYVFVSNLAQVTFPTSIYSAVPEIDKDGIWETAKEFLTYLPKKKTTRSCLYLGLELAGYSHAQFVLHENKVFTFENLEESSPFSGMIDEGTIERFDVTEFFNSEFSEYENIFKQLLKSNIQETLKKDEVYYRRKDRLFLFMPKEEGDKARKVTWKDKRKATRTVYDQIKSSKDEYKIYAHRHFGFDLTFTMIEDEWYCMIYPSWLFTYQLKRTHLDNHKLVSDKKKLEKNHSVRDHIRFVSSYLGELTSKNESFVKISSPLEFEFKHSEIVDLSDEEDLEGENEIQNIG comes from the coding sequence TTGAAAGCTAAATTAGAATTGGAAAACGATCTAAGAGATATTGTTTCTCGCATAATGTCTCAAGTATCCATAGCTTCAAAGCAAACCCGAACAGATATCAATCTAGCCTCTGAGGATGCATGGATACCGATCCTGAGGGAGGTATTTCAGGCGTCTAAACTTGAAAATTTAAATCGCCATCAAAAAAATTATCCCGGGATTGATCTTGGAGATACCGAAAATCGCATTAGCTTTCAAGTAACGGCAACAACTAACCTCGACAAAGTAAAAGATTCAGTAACCACATTTATTGACAAGCAATATTACAATACTTTTGATGACCTCTATGTGTTTACCCTAGTTAAACGGCAAAAAACATACTCGCAAGAAGCAATCGATAAGATAGTTGGTGAAATGCCGTTTCATTTTTCTACGAGTGAACACATTGTTGATCCAGAAGTAATAGTGGAAAAAATTACGAGCATGCGTTTTGCGACGCAGCAGAGATTACTTAGAGAGTTAAAGGGCGTCGCAGGAGATATTGATGCCAGAATTAACAGTTTGGATACGGATGACAATGTTCCATATGTTTTTGTATCTAACTTAGCTCAAGTGACTTTCCCAACTTCGATCTATAGTGCAGTTCCAGAAATTGATAAAGATGGCATTTGGGAGACTGCAAAAGAATTCTTGACATATCTGCCTAAAAAAAAGACGACGCGATCATGTTTGTATCTAGGGTTAGAGTTAGCTGGGTACTCACACGCTCAATTTGTACTTCACGAAAATAAAGTATTCACATTTGAAAACTTGGAAGAGTCTTCTCCTTTCTCTGGAATGATAGATGAGGGAACAATCGAACGGTTTGATGTTACAGAATTTTTCAATAGCGAATTCTCAGAATATGAAAATATTTTTAAACAACTTTTGAAGTCCAATATACAAGAGACTCTAAAAAAGGATGAGGTTTATTATCGGAGAAAAGATAGACTTTTCTTGTTTATGCCAAAAGAGGAAGGCGATAAAGCGAGAAAAGTAACTTGGAAAGATAAGCGGAAGGCGACGAGAACTGTTTATGATCAGATAAAGTCTTCTAAAGATGAATATAAAATATACGCACATAGGCACTTTGGCTTTGATTTAACTTTTACCATGATTGAGGATGAATGGTACTGCATGATATATCCATCGTGGCTGTTTACATACCAACTAAAGCGCACACATTTAGACAATCATAAATTGGTATCAGATAAAAAGAAGCTTGAGAAAAATCATTCTGTCAGGGATCACATTAGATTCGTATCCAGTTACCTAGGTGAGCTGACATCAAAAAATGAATCATTTGTAAAAATAAGCAGCCCTCTGGAGTTTGAATTCAAACACTCAGAGATCGTTGATTTGTCCGACGAGGAAGATTTGGAGGGAGAAAATGAAATTCAAAATATTGGATGA
- a CDS encoding RtcB family protein, whose translation MPVKMELNAGNNGFKPVKSYTRDVDNTALTQLKNLSQLSFIHSHVAAMPDVHAGIGATVGSVIPTKSAIIPAAVGVDIGCGMVAVQLSLNAAQLPDNLKPMRDAIERAVPVGARAHKMVSARDSACRSLQGGVSWLLEKHPTLQKMLKNPQQTWVKQLGTLGSGNHFIELCLDESNGVWVMLHSGSRGIGNAIGRYFIQLARKDMSGHMHNLPDRDLAYFSEGNPHFTDYMAAVEWAQEYARINREEMLNLVLRAIRPLLPAFTLMESAINCHHNYVSREHHYGEDVYVTRKGAIRAGEGELGIIPGSMGARSYIVRGKGSEQSFCSCAHGAGRTMSRSEARRRFKREDLVRQTQGVECRKDKGVLDEIPAAYKDIDVVMDNQSDLVEVVYTLKQVLCVKG comes from the coding sequence ATGCCTGTAAAAATGGAACTCAATGCCGGCAATAACGGTTTTAAGCCGGTAAAAAGTTATACGCGGGATGTGGATAACACCGCGTTGACGCAATTAAAAAATTTGTCGCAATTGTCTTTTATTCACTCCCATGTGGCCGCGATGCCAGATGTGCACGCGGGTATTGGCGCCACGGTGGGCTCTGTGATTCCCACTAAGTCGGCAATTATTCCCGCGGCGGTGGGGGTGGATATTGGCTGTGGGATGGTGGCGGTACAGCTATCGCTGAATGCGGCGCAGCTGCCAGATAATCTGAAGCCCATGCGCGATGCCATTGAGCGTGCGGTGCCGGTGGGTGCCAGAGCGCACAAAATGGTGAGCGCTCGTGATTCCGCATGCCGCTCTTTGCAAGGCGGTGTCAGTTGGTTGTTGGAGAAGCACCCAACGCTGCAAAAAATGCTGAAAAACCCACAACAAACCTGGGTAAAGCAGCTGGGCACGTTGGGCAGTGGCAATCACTTTATCGAGCTGTGTCTGGATGAAAGTAACGGCGTGTGGGTGATGCTGCATTCCGGCAGCCGGGGCATTGGCAACGCTATTGGTCGCTACTTTATCCAGCTGGCTCGCAAAGATATGAGCGGCCATATGCACAATTTGCCAGATCGTGATTTGGCCTACTTTAGCGAGGGCAACCCACACTTTACAGACTATATGGCGGCGGTGGAGTGGGCGCAGGAGTACGCGCGCATCAACCGGGAAGAGATGTTGAATCTGGTATTGCGGGCCATTCGCCCACTGTTGCCGGCGTTTACTTTGATGGAAAGCGCCATTAACTGCCATCACAACTACGTGAGCCGTGAACATCACTACGGCGAGGACGTATACGTGACGCGCAAAGGCGCTATCCGTGCTGGTGAAGGTGAGTTAGGCATTATCCCCGGCAGTATGGGGGCGCGTTCTTACATTGTGCGCGGCAAGGGCAGTGAGCAGTCGTTTTGTTCCTGCGCCCACGGTGCTGGTCGCACCATGAGCCGCAGTGAAGCGCGGCGGCGCTTTAAGCGCGAGGATTTGGTGCGTCAAACCCAAGGTGTGGAATGCCGCAAGGACAAGGGCGTGCTGGATGAAATCCCCGCCGCTTATAAGGATATCGATGTAGTGATGGATAACCAGAGTGATCTGGTTGAGGTGGTGTACACCCTGAAACAAGTACTTTGCGTTAAAGGTTAG
- a CDS encoding LysR family transcriptional regulator, which produces MLVEDLQVVLKVAEFRSITAAATNLDMRTATASAALKRVENHLGTELFIRTTRQLRLSPAGEKYIPQCQQALQVLEQAKQNMKDDLDVVDGELRLAVSSDLGRNLVTPWLDEFVATYPNLSLKLNVSDSNIDFYRDSVDMALRYGSPNDASLYGFKICDVPALLCATESYLQTHGTPKKPEDLAAHNGLFYQLHDVIHDTWAFTHRGRANKEKTHKIKMKGNRASNDGDLVRRWCVAGHGLAIKSCLDMAADLLAGKVVTVMPDYQPRSTELWLICPSRQSITPAVRLLRDRVREKCQELLKQLVEAGYLDSRVIQKP; this is translated from the coding sequence ATGTTAGTAGAAGACTTGCAAGTGGTTTTGAAAGTCGCGGAGTTTCGCAGCATCACCGCAGCCGCGACCAACCTGGATATGCGCACCGCCACCGCCAGTGCCGCCCTTAAACGGGTGGAAAACCACCTGGGCACGGAGCTGTTTATCCGCACCACCCGGCAGTTGCGTTTGTCTCCCGCCGGGGAAAAGTACATTCCTCAGTGCCAGCAAGCACTTCAGGTGCTGGAGCAGGCCAAACAAAACATGAAAGACGACCTGGACGTGGTGGACGGTGAGCTGCGCCTTGCGGTGTCATCGGATTTGGGGCGCAATCTGGTGACGCCCTGGCTCGATGAATTTGTCGCAACTTACCCAAACCTGAGCCTGAAACTCAATGTGAGCGACAGCAATATCGACTTTTATCGGGACTCGGTAGATATGGCCCTGCGCTACGGCTCCCCCAACGACGCCAGCCTGTACGGTTTTAAAATTTGCGATGTGCCCGCCCTGCTGTGCGCCACAGAATCGTATTTACAAACCCACGGCACGCCCAAAAAGCCGGAAGACTTGGCCGCCCACAATGGGCTTTTTTACCAACTGCACGATGTGATTCACGACACTTGGGCCTTTACTCATAGAGGGCGGGCCAACAAAGAAAAAACTCACAAAATAAAAATGAAAGGCAATCGCGCTTCTAACGATGGCGACCTGGTACGACGCTGGTGCGTGGCCGGACACGGTTTGGCGATAAAGTCTTGCCTGGATATGGCGGCGGACTTGTTGGCAGGCAAAGTGGTTACCGTGATGCCGGATTACCAGCCCCGCTCTACGGAACTGTGGCTAATTTGCCCCAGTCGGCAATCCATCACTCCGGCGGTACGGTTGTTGCGAGATCGGGTGCGAGAAAAATGTCAGGAGTTACTCAAGCAATTGGTTGAGGCGGGTTACCTGGATAGTCGCGTTATACAAAAACCATAA
- a CDS encoding zinc-dependent alcohol dehydrogenase family protein produces MKAMIINAYGDSDVFEAADIEKPAVKPGHILVKVAATSVNTVDTMIRSMGEELPLSPPLPAVLGMDFAGTVVEVADDATGFSVGDEVYGCAGGLADLQGSLAEYMLADAKLVAHKPKSLSMREAAALPLVGITAYEGLVRAGVGQGQKVLVHGGAGGVGHVAVQLARHMGAEVYATIGRDEHVALVEQLGATPINYRTVTVADYVNEHTAGAGFDVVFDSVGGANIVNSFEAAALNGQVATTVSMLELDLTLAHFKGLSLHVVFMLIPMLHDFKREQHSSILADIANIADADHLTAIVDKPEFGLDEIGKAHDRLASGQATGKVVVSVK; encoded by the coding sequence ATGAAAGCCATGATCATCAACGCCTACGGCGACAGCGATGTGTTTGAAGCCGCCGATATCGAAAAGCCCGCGGTAAAACCCGGCCATATTCTGGTTAAAGTCGCCGCCACCAGTGTCAATACCGTGGATACCATGATTCGTTCCATGGGCGAAGAGCTCCCGTTGTCACCGCCATTGCCCGCCGTACTGGGTATGGATTTCGCGGGGACGGTGGTTGAGGTGGCGGATGACGCTACCGGGTTCAGTGTGGGCGACGAAGTCTACGGTTGTGCGGGAGGCCTGGCCGACCTGCAAGGGTCTTTGGCGGAATATATGTTGGCGGATGCCAAACTGGTTGCCCACAAACCCAAATCACTGTCCATGCGCGAAGCGGCGGCATTGCCACTGGTAGGTATTACCGCCTACGAAGGTTTGGTGCGCGCTGGTGTTGGCCAGGGCCAGAAAGTGTTGGTTCACGGTGGCGCTGGCGGTGTTGGCCATGTGGCGGTGCAACTGGCCAGGCACATGGGAGCAGAGGTGTACGCCACCATCGGCCGCGACGAGCACGTAGCGTTGGTTGAACAGTTAGGGGCTACGCCCATTAACTATCGCACGGTAACCGTGGCGGATTACGTCAATGAACATACCGCGGGTGCGGGCTTTGATGTGGTGTTTGACTCTGTGGGCGGCGCCAACATTGTGAATTCTTTTGAAGCGGCGGCTTTAAATGGCCAGGTGGCCACCACCGTATCCATGTTGGAATTGGATCTGACACTCGCGCACTTTAAAGGCTTGTCGTTGCATGTGGTGTTTATGCTTATCCCTATGTTGCATGATTTTAAACGGGAACAACACAGTTCGATTTTGGCCGATATTGCAAACATTGCCGATGCGGATCACCTAACGGCAATTGTTGATAAGCCGGAATTCGGATTGGATGAAATTGGCAAAGCCCATGACCGGCTGGCCAGTGGTCAGGCGACTGGGAAGGTGGTTGTGTCTGTTAAATAA